In the Aromatoleum bremense genome, one interval contains:
- a CDS encoding DUF883 family protein yields the protein MLNTTDTVSRDKLVADFKVVIADAEELLKLTAGQAGEKLTDVRTRLGDRLVTAKDRIADAESALREQTKKVAFATDDYVHKNPWQSVGVAAGIAFLLGLLAGRR from the coding sequence ATGCTGAATACAACCGATACGGTGTCCCGCGACAAGCTCGTCGCAGACTTCAAGGTGGTGATCGCGGATGCCGAGGAACTGCTGAAACTGACCGCCGGCCAGGCAGGCGAGAAGCTCACCGATGTACGCACGCGGCTGGGCGACCGCTTGGTCACGGCCAAGGACCGCATCGCGGATGCCGAATCCGCGCTACGCGAACAGACGAAGAAAGTCGCCTTTGCGACCGACGACTACGTTCACAAGAATCCCTGGCAATCGGTCGGCGTCGCCGCCGGCATCGCGTTCCTGCTCGGCCTGCTGGCCGGGCGTCGCTGA
- a CDS encoding GNAT family N-acetyltransferase: MLQKRHVPAKRAARNLHVGLAGCETEIIEAQKLRYRIFADEMGARLSSRTPGVDRDLYDSFCEHLIVRDEDAGRIVGTYRILSPSAARRVGGYYSENEFDLTRLHHLRDRLVEIGRSCIDAEYRTGAVITLLWAGLARYMQENGYDYLIGCASVSMADGGHGAASLYNRLKDVHASPLEYRVFPRCPLPLDRLRGDLDAEAPALIKGYLRAGAWICGEPAWDPDFNTADLPILLPMNRVDGRYARHFLGRTD, from the coding sequence ATGCTCCAGAAACGGCACGTACCCGCGAAGCGCGCGGCCCGCAATCTCCATGTCGGGCTCGCCGGCTGCGAGACCGAGATCATCGAGGCGCAGAAGCTGCGCTACCGGATCTTCGCCGACGAGATGGGCGCCCGCCTGTCATCCCGCACGCCGGGCGTCGATCGCGACCTCTACGATTCCTTCTGCGAGCACCTGATCGTGCGCGACGAGGATGCCGGTCGCATCGTCGGCACCTACCGTATCCTGTCGCCGTCGGCAGCGCGCCGCGTCGGCGGTTACTATTCCGAGAACGAGTTCGACCTGACGCGTCTGCACCATCTGCGCGACCGGCTCGTCGAGATCGGGCGCTCGTGCATCGATGCCGAATATCGCACGGGCGCGGTGATCACGCTGCTGTGGGCGGGTCTCGCGCGCTACATGCAGGAGAACGGCTACGATTATCTGATCGGCTGCGCGTCGGTGAGCATGGCCGACGGCGGCCACGGCGCGGCCAGCCTCTATAATCGGCTCAAGGACGTGCATGCATCGCCGCTCGAATACCGTGTGTTCCCGCGCTGCCCGCTGCCGCTCGATCGGCTGCGCGGCGACCTCGACGCCGAAGCGCCGGCGCTAATCAAGGGGTATCTGCGCGCCGGCGCGTGGATCTGCGGCGAGCCAGCCTGGGACCCCGATTTCAACACCGCCGACTTGCCGATCCTGCTGCCGATGAACCGCGTCGACGGCAGATACGCCCGGCACTTCCTGGGACGCACAGACTGA
- a CDS encoding lysophospholipid acyltransferase family protein yields MLAVLGIELRAHGAAIEPGCLLVANHISWLDIFVINALVPSAFVSKAEVRGWPLFGWLAAKNETVFLRRGSRGHAKIINAEIGALLDAGRNVAIFPEGTTTDGSQVLHFHAALLQPAIACGHAVQPVAISYRRPDGTFSRAPAYDGDVTLGQCLVAMLAEPRIVACTLAAEPLPSGPGSDRRSLAQAARAAVVIGIGREYAPIERPPRVEERSHDRVSGGSPVQP; encoded by the coding sequence ATGCTGGCTGTCCTCGGCATCGAGCTGCGCGCCCACGGTGCCGCGATCGAGCCGGGATGCCTGCTCGTCGCGAACCACATCTCCTGGCTCGATATCTTCGTGATCAACGCGCTCGTGCCGTCGGCCTTCGTCTCGAAGGCCGAGGTGCGCGGCTGGCCGCTCTTCGGCTGGCTCGCGGCGAAGAACGAGACCGTGTTCCTGCGCCGGGGCAGCCGCGGCCACGCGAAGATCATCAACGCCGAGATCGGCGCGCTGCTCGACGCCGGGCGCAATGTCGCGATCTTCCCCGAAGGCACGACGACTGACGGCAGCCAGGTCCTGCATTTTCACGCCGCGCTGCTGCAACCGGCGATTGCATGCGGCCACGCGGTGCAGCCGGTCGCGATCTCCTACCGCCGGCCGGACGGCACGTTCAGCCGCGCGCCGGCCTACGACGGCGATGTGACGCTCGGCCAGTGCCTCGTCGCAATGCTCGCCGAGCCGCGGATCGTCGCCTGCACGCTCGCTGCCGAACCGTTGCCGTCCGGTCCCGGCTCGGATCGTCGCAGCCTCGCGCAGGCCGCGCGCGCTGCCGTTGTCATCGGTATCGGGCGGGAATACGCTCCGATCGAACGCCCGCCGCGCGTCGAGGAGCGAAGCCATGACCGGGTTTCCGGCGGAAGTCCCGTTCAACCCTGA
- a CDS encoding phosphatase PAP2 family protein: MSKPGRCWPGGRASAGFSLIAVFFFLRDRRPRAARYALALALSLGTVFSVGRMMQGAHFLSHNIWTLLFDWVICLGTYRLVLYRPAQAPVPTR; encoded by the coding sequence CTGAGTAAACCCGGACGCTGCTGGCCGGGTGGCCGCGCTTCCGCAGGCTTCTCGCTGATCGCCGTGTTCTTTTTCCTGCGTGACCGTCGGCCGCGTGCGGCCAGATATGCGCTTGCTCTGGCCTTGAGCCTGGGAACAGTATTTTCGGTGGGGCGCATGATGCAGGGCGCTCACTTCCTATCCCATAACATCTGGACACTATTGTTCGATTGGGTGATTTGCCTGGGAACCTATCGACTGGTTCTGTACCGCCCTGCCCAAGCCCCGGTTCCCACCCGGTAG
- a CDS encoding IS630-like element ISAzo30 family transposase, which yields MVGNFRRPGDPMRMKRDGRKLDHGTLETIRRMAIERVREGEAPSQVIASYGFHRSVIYRWLKAAAGRGHGLRALASHPITGRPPKLTAQQARQVLRWIDGHSPMEHGFDTGLWTRGLVRDLVQSKFGITLSLSSIGALLARLGLTVQKPLQRAYQRDPAAIERWQHETYPALMRRAREEKAEILFWDESGFRADAVQGRTWGAKGRTPVVAVPGQRQSISAASAVSMKGGFWFAIYPGALNGELFVDLLRKLMHRRRKPLHLVLDGLPAHKKAGVKTYVASTQGKLTLHFLPGYAPDLNPDELVWSHAKRTGNARRPLQKGETLQERVHDQLADIGKHPALVRSFFKHPSVAYISAS from the coding sequence ATGGTGGGGAACTTTCGCCGTCCTGGCGATCCGATGAGGATGAAACGAGACGGACGAAAACTGGATCACGGGACGCTGGAAACGATTCGTAGGATGGCCATTGAGCGGGTGCGGGAAGGCGAAGCGCCGAGCCAGGTGATCGCCAGCTACGGATTTCATCGCAGCGTGATCTATCGCTGGCTGAAAGCGGCGGCGGGCCGCGGCCATGGGCTGCGGGCGCTGGCGTCGCATCCGATCACTGGACGGCCCCCGAAACTCACCGCGCAGCAGGCGCGGCAGGTATTGCGCTGGATCGACGGGCACTCGCCGATGGAACATGGCTTCGACACCGGGCTGTGGACACGGGGCTTGGTACGGGACTTGGTGCAGAGCAAATTTGGCATCACCCTGAGCCTGTCCTCGATTGGTGCGCTGCTGGCGCGACTGGGCCTGACGGTGCAAAAGCCGCTGCAGCGCGCTTACCAGCGTGATCCGGCGGCGATTGAGCGCTGGCAGCACGAGACCTATCCGGCGCTGATGCGGCGCGCCAGGGAAGAGAAAGCCGAGATTCTCTTTTGGGACGAATCCGGCTTTCGCGCCGACGCCGTGCAGGGCAGGACTTGGGGCGCCAAGGGTCGCACACCGGTGGTCGCGGTGCCCGGGCAGCGGCAAAGTATCAGTGCGGCCTCGGCCGTCAGCATGAAGGGCGGCTTCTGGTTCGCCATCTACCCTGGGGCATTGAACGGCGAACTGTTTGTGGACTTGCTCAGGAAGCTGATGCACCGCCGCAGGAAGCCATTGCACCTGGTGCTCGACGGACTGCCCGCCCACAAGAAGGCGGGGGTCAAGACGTATGTCGCCAGCACGCAAGGCAAGCTGACGCTGCATTTCCTGCCGGGCTATGCCCCCGACCTGAATCCGGATGAACTGGTGTGGAGCCACGCCAAGCGTACCGGCAACGCCCGCCGGCCCCTGCAAAAAGGCGAGACCCTGCAAGAACGTGTGCATGACCAGTTGGCCGATATCGGCAAGCATCCCGCCTTGGTGCGCTCTTTCTTCAAGCATCCCAGTGTCGCCTATATTTCCGCCTCATGA
- a CDS encoding LTA synthase family protein, which produces MPELYQNLFDCRVNSQLFAVYGIGIIYDLAFLTFAALPLSLYLLLCPRRIWQTHWHLQFLHVLVAISLFAMLFTAVAEWLFWDEFGVRFNFIAVDYLVYSDEVVNNILESYPVYPLLALLALMAVAGAALLRNIIDAAVRAPLLPWRHTWQKLGGLSIIAVMIGLGVSQEFPRGIGGNAYQRELAANGPYQFFAAFRNNELEYPGFYATLPLPEVADQLRQEVSEPNGRFIGTDPLDIRRAIDNPGIPVALNVVLVTIESLSAKYMGSFGDARNLTPNLDKLRKQSLFFNNFYATGTRTDRGLEAITLAIPPTPGRSIVKRIGRESGFASLGQQFNAQGYDSVFLYGGRGYFDNMNAFFGGNGYRIVDQSSVAEADIHFKNAWGMSDEDLYTQAIKEADSDHSAGKPFFLQLMTTSNHRPYTYPEGRIDIPSGDGRAGAVKYTDYAIGRFLDQARGKPWFDQTVFIFVADHTAGSAGTEDLPVANYHIPLLIYAPKFVEPREFSGLASQIDLAPTLLGLLNMDYVSTFFGRNVLRDDAAPGRALIGNYQNLGLFDGKDLAILSPRRAVRRHDDALQMTHESNAGLEDPLVRRDVAYYQGASYDYSQGLLSWQPGRQNPTQLSQR; this is translated from the coding sequence ATGCCCGAATTATATCAAAATCTATTTGATTGCCGGGTTAATAGCCAACTGTTCGCCGTCTATGGCATAGGCATCATCTATGATCTCGCCTTTCTGACTTTCGCGGCGTTGCCGTTGTCGCTTTATCTGTTGCTGTGCCCGCGGCGTATCTGGCAGACGCATTGGCACCTTCAGTTCCTGCATGTATTGGTGGCGATCAGCCTGTTCGCCATGTTGTTCACTGCCGTGGCCGAATGGCTATTCTGGGATGAGTTCGGCGTACGTTTCAATTTCATCGCGGTGGACTACCTGGTTTATTCGGATGAAGTGGTCAACAACATTCTCGAGTCCTATCCCGTTTATCCGCTGCTGGCGTTGCTGGCACTGATGGCGGTCGCGGGTGCGGCGTTGCTGCGAAATATTATCGACGCCGCCGTGCGCGCACCCCTGCTGCCATGGCGTCACACCTGGCAGAAGCTGGGCGGGTTGTCGATCATTGCAGTGATGATCGGGCTGGGGGTCAGCCAGGAATTTCCCCGCGGTATCGGCGGCAATGCCTATCAACGGGAGCTGGCTGCCAATGGCCCCTACCAGTTCTTCGCGGCGTTCCGCAACAACGAACTGGAATATCCCGGGTTTTATGCGACGCTGCCCCTGCCCGAGGTGGCCGACCAGCTTCGCCAGGAGGTGAGCGAACCCAACGGCCGCTTCATCGGCACCGATCCCCTGGATATACGCCGGGCTATCGACAACCCAGGCATACCTGTGGCGCTGAACGTGGTGCTGGTGACCATCGAAAGCTTGAGTGCCAAATACATGGGCAGCTTTGGTGACGCACGCAACCTGACGCCGAACCTGGACAAATTGCGCAAACAAAGCCTGTTCTTCAATAACTTCTACGCCACCGGTACGCGTACCGATCGCGGGCTCGAAGCCATCACGCTCGCGATCCCGCCAACTCCCGGACGTTCTATCGTCAAGCGAATTGGCCGGGAAAGTGGTTTTGCCAGCCTGGGACAACAATTCAATGCGCAGGGCTACGACAGTGTCTTCTTATACGGTGGGCGCGGTTACTTCGACAACATGAATGCCTTCTTCGGCGGCAATGGCTATCGCATCGTCGATCAGAGCAGCGTCGCCGAAGCGGATATCCATTTCAAGAACGCCTGGGGCATGTCCGATGAAGACTTGTATACCCAAGCGATCAAAGAGGCGGATTCGGATCATTCCGCCGGAAAGCCATTTTTCCTGCAACTGATGACGACGTCCAACCATCGGCCGTACACCTATCCGGAAGGGCGTATAGACATTCCCTCGGGAGACGGTCGCGCAGGGGCGGTGAAATATACCGACTACGCCATTGGCCGATTCCTCGACCAGGCACGCGGGAAACCCTGGTTCGATCAGACCGTTTTCATCTTCGTCGCTGATCACACAGCCGGAAGCGCCGGAACGGAAGACCTGCCCGTGGCCAATTACCACATCCCGCTACTCATCTACGCACCGAAGTTCGTCGAGCCCCGTGAGTTCTCGGGTTTGGCCAGTCAAATCGATCTCGCACCGACCCTGCTTGGCCTCCTCAACATGGATTACGTCTCAACCTTCTTCGGACGCAACGTGCTGCGGGACGACGCTGCGCCAGGCCGCGCGTTGATCGGCAACTACCAAAACCTGGGGCTGTTCGATGGAAAGGATCTGGCGATTCTGAGCCCTCGTCGCGCGGTGCGCCGTCACGACGACGCGCTTCAAATGACCCATGAGTCGAATGCCGGGCTCGAAGATCCGCTGGTTCGACGTGATGTCGCCTATTACCAGGGAGCAAGCTACGACTACTCGCAAGGGCTGCTGAGCTGGCAGCCTGGCCGACAGAACCCGACCCAGCTCAGCCAGCGCTGA
- a CDS encoding IS630 family transposase, whose translation MEKIDARKLPPEALEHIRRQAFVLRKQGYAWAHIAEVCGVHVGTVLKWARRAQADSVDTVIKGGQRGRRHGSGRTLTLVQEEQLRLKIIGSNPAQLQLEFALWNRRAVMLAIKQLFGIDMPIRTVGEYLRRWGFTPQRPVKRALEQDPARLKAWLQEEYPQIVTRAKAEDAEIYWGDETAIRQDANWVRGYSMAGMTPELRLPAGRHGSTSMISAITNQGLVRFSFFEGAIDAERFIVFLKDLIKDAQRKVFLIVDNLRVHRANRVREWAAENAEKIELFYLPPYAPELNPDEYLNRDLKTTIRSGPIAKTAAALLEKARTCMERIAAMPDRVRSYFSHEHVRYAQ comes from the coding sequence ATGGAAAAGATCGACGCCCGCAAGCTCCCGCCCGAAGCACTGGAGCACATTCGCCGCCAAGCATTTGTCCTGCGAAAGCAAGGTTACGCGTGGGCGCACATCGCTGAGGTGTGCGGGGTTCATGTCGGCACCGTGTTGAAATGGGCGCGTCGCGCCCAAGCCGACAGCGTCGATACGGTGATCAAGGGCGGACAACGTGGCCGTCGCCATGGCTCGGGGCGAACACTGACGCTGGTTCAAGAGGAGCAGTTGCGCTTGAAGATCATTGGCTCGAATCCCGCCCAGCTGCAGCTCGAATTCGCGCTGTGGAATCGCCGCGCGGTCATGCTCGCCATCAAGCAGCTCTTCGGTATCGACATGCCCATTCGCACTGTCGGCGAGTACCTTCGGCGTTGGGGCTTCACCCCGCAGCGGCCGGTCAAGCGCGCACTCGAGCAGGATCCGGCCCGGCTCAAGGCGTGGCTCCAGGAGGAGTACCCGCAGATCGTCACCCGTGCCAAGGCCGAAGATGCCGAGATTTACTGGGGGGACGAGACTGCCATTCGCCAGGACGCGAACTGGGTGCGCGGCTACTCGATGGCGGGGATGACGCCTGAGCTTCGACTGCCGGCCGGTCGCCATGGATCGACGTCGATGATCTCGGCGATCACCAACCAGGGCTTGGTGCGCTTCTCGTTCTTCGAAGGGGCCATCGATGCCGAGCGTTTCATCGTCTTTTTGAAAGATCTGATTAAGGACGCTCAGCGTAAGGTGTTCCTGATCGTCGACAACCTGCGCGTGCATCGCGCCAACCGTGTCCGAGAGTGGGCCGCCGAGAACGCCGAGAAGATCGAACTGTTTTACCTGCCGCCGTACGCGCCTGAGCTCAACCCCGACGAGTATCTGAACCGGGATCTGAAGACGACGATACGCTCCGGGCCAATTGCCAAGACCGCCGCCGCACTTCTTGAAAAGGCGCGAACCTGCATGGAGCGCATTGCTGCGATGCCGGATCGAGTGCGTTCGTATTTCAGCCATGAGCACGTTCGGTACGCCCAGTAA
- a CDS encoding response regulator transcription factor, translating to MRILVIEDNRDILVNVLDYLQLKGYIVDCAQDGLSGLHLAVTEQYDLIVLDIMLPGVDGYQVCKRLREDAGRDTPIIMLTARDALDDRLRGLNAGADDYLIKPFALSELVARIEAILRRSQGSRTRLLQVGDLSLDVDTLQATRGGRALKLNPIGLKLLEILMRRSPAVVRRDTLEEALWGENLPESDSLRSHIHQLRQVLDKPFAKPLLHTIHSVGYRLSERSDAV from the coding sequence ATGCGCATTCTCGTTATCGAAGACAATCGTGACATTCTCGTCAACGTGCTCGACTATCTGCAGCTCAAGGGCTACATCGTCGACTGTGCCCAGGACGGGTTGAGCGGTTTGCACCTGGCGGTGACCGAGCAGTACGACTTGATCGTCCTGGACATCATGCTGCCGGGTGTCGACGGCTATCAGGTGTGCAAGCGTCTTCGCGAGGATGCGGGGCGTGACACGCCCATCATCATGCTCACGGCGAGGGATGCCCTGGATGATCGTTTGCGGGGCCTCAATGCCGGGGCTGACGACTACTTGATCAAACCCTTCGCTCTGTCGGAACTGGTTGCACGCATCGAGGCAATCCTTCGGCGAAGCCAGGGGAGCCGCACGCGACTTCTACAGGTCGGTGATCTTTCCCTTGACGTGGATACGCTGCAGGCCACCCGTGGCGGGCGGGCGCTCAAGCTCAACCCGATCGGCTTGAAGCTGCTCGAAATCCTCATGCGAAGAAGCCCGGCTGTGGTTCGTCGAGATACGCTCGAGGAAGCCCTATGGGGGGAGAACCTGCCGGAAAGCGACAGTCTGCGCAGCCATATCCATCAGCTGCGCCAAGTCCTCGACAAACCTTTCGCAAAGCCGCTGCTGCATACCATTCACAGCGTTGGTTATCGCCTGTCGGAGAGATCCGATGCTGTCTAA
- a CDS encoding sensor histidine kinase: MLSKQPFARRIVIAFTLMTLVVSGIFSLGIVGIVHSIERHLVSEELNREMNLVLHDVGQGLPPRLDSSTRFFATTSSESRIPELFSETPPGFAEVVDGEDAFYVYTREIRDQRYLLVQEQHEFEAREQALFDVVLAGFLLSVAGAWLLGRLMARKVMAPVTRLAQQVQHRDQLHPVAPPLAAEYSDDEIGHLASAFDSALGELQLSLERERLFTSDVSHELRTPLMIVATSCELLEAVSLPPRERDLVARIGRAAEEMGDLVQTFLTLVRMRPEEVSLGGEASLASVAAEQGERWGTPMRDKGLQFEFLEEGNDGACYNRTFLRTVMSNLLRNALHYTDSGTVRLVLQKGGFRVEDTGLGIPLDQQDRIFEPFVRGERARGEGLGLGLSLVRRVCAHQGWTISVSDLLPRGSCFLVVLDHAP; the protein is encoded by the coding sequence ATGCTGTCTAAACAACCCTTTGCACGCCGTATCGTCATTGCTTTCACGCTAATGACCCTGGTTGTAAGCGGAATATTTTCGCTAGGTATCGTTGGCATCGTCCATTCCATCGAGCGGCATCTTGTTTCCGAGGAGCTCAATCGCGAAATGAACCTCGTGCTTCACGATGTCGGACAGGGGCTGCCTCCCCGACTCGATTCCAGCACGCGCTTTTTTGCCACGACTTCTTCCGAATCCCGGATTCCGGAGCTGTTCTCGGAAACCCCGCCAGGTTTCGCCGAGGTGGTGGACGGCGAAGACGCCTTTTATGTCTACACGCGCGAGATCAGGGACCAGCGTTATCTGCTCGTGCAGGAGCAACACGAGTTCGAAGCGCGGGAGCAGGCCTTGTTCGATGTAGTGCTGGCCGGTTTTCTGCTTAGCGTCGCGGGAGCTTGGCTGCTCGGCCGATTGATGGCGCGCAAGGTCATGGCGCCAGTGACAAGGCTGGCTCAGCAAGTCCAGCATCGGGACCAGCTTCATCCGGTCGCACCTCCTTTGGCGGCGGAATACTCCGACGACGAGATTGGGCATCTTGCCTCCGCGTTCGACAGCGCGCTCGGGGAATTGCAACTTTCGTTGGAGCGCGAGCGCCTATTCACTAGTGATGTCAGCCATGAACTGCGCACTCCCTTGATGATCGTCGCGACCTCCTGCGAGCTCCTGGAAGCCGTATCCCTGCCTCCCCGCGAAAGGGATCTGGTAGCACGCATCGGCCGCGCGGCCGAGGAGATGGGTGATCTGGTCCAGACTTTCCTGACGCTGGTGCGAATGAGGCCTGAAGAAGTTTCTCTGGGCGGAGAGGCTTCATTGGCGAGCGTTGCTGCGGAGCAAGGCGAGCGCTGGGGGACACCGATGCGCGACAAGGGTCTCCAGTTCGAGTTTCTTGAGGAGGGTAACGACGGGGCGTGTTACAACCGCACCTTCCTGCGCACCGTAATGTCCAATTTGCTGCGTAATGCGCTGCATTACACAGATTCTGGTACGGTGCGTCTGGTTCTGCAGAAAGGCGGGTTCCGCGTCGAGGATACCGGCCTGGGAATTCCACTGGATCAACAGGATCGTATTTTCGAGCCGTTCGTGCGCGGCGAGCGTGCGCGGGGTGAAGGTTTGGGCTTAGGACTCTCGCTGGTGAGGCGAGTCTGCGCACATCAAGGATGGACGATCAGCGTAAGTGACCTCTTGCCCCGAGGGAGTTGTTTCCTCGTCGTGCTGGATCATGCGCCCTGA
- a CDS encoding exodeoxyribonuclease III gives MLRVITLNLNGVRSAVSKGFLDWLAAQDADVVCVQELKAQAGDLTDAVRTPDGYTGYFHHAEKKGYSGVGLYTRRQPDRIVEGLGIADIDAEGRFLQLDFGPLSVVSLYLPSGSSSEERQQIKFGFMERFLPHLATLRACGREIIVCGDWNIAHKEIDLKNWKSNQKNSGFLPEERAWFSRVLEEQAWVDVYRRLYPDAGGEGYTWWSNRGQAWAKNVGWRLDYQIATPGIAATAKSAAVYKAERFSDHAPLAVDYDFSF, from the coding sequence ATGTTACGCGTCATCACCCTCAACCTCAACGGCGTCCGCTCGGCGGTCAGCAAGGGCTTCCTCGACTGGCTCGCCGCGCAGGACGCCGATGTCGTCTGCGTGCAGGAGCTCAAGGCACAGGCCGGCGACCTCACCGACGCGGTGCGCACGCCGGATGGCTACACCGGCTACTTCCACCACGCCGAAAAGAAAGGCTATAGCGGCGTCGGGCTCTACACCCGGCGACAGCCCGACCGCATCGTCGAAGGACTCGGCATCGCCGACATCGACGCCGAAGGCCGCTTCCTGCAGCTCGATTTCGGCCCGCTGTCGGTGGTGTCGCTGTACCTGCCGTCCGGCTCCAGCTCGGAGGAGCGGCAGCAGATCAAATTCGGCTTCATGGAGCGCTTCCTGCCACATCTGGCGACGCTGCGCGCTTGCGGCCGCGAGATCATCGTCTGCGGCGACTGGAACATCGCGCACAAGGAAATCGACCTGAAGAACTGGAAGTCGAACCAGAAGAATTCCGGCTTCCTCCCCGAGGAGCGCGCCTGGTTCAGCCGCGTGCTCGAGGAGCAGGCGTGGGTCGACGTCTATCGCCGGCTGTACCCCGACGCCGGCGGCGAAGGCTACACGTGGTGGTCGAACCGTGGCCAGGCGTGGGCGAAGAACGTCGGCTGGCGCCTCGACTACCAGATCGCGACGCCGGGCATCGCCGCGACTGCGAAGTCGGCCGCGGTCTACAAAGCGGAGCGCTTCAGCGACCACGCGCCCCTGGCTGTCGATTACGATTTCAGCTTCTGA
- the pyrE gene encoding orotate phosphoribosyltransferase, which produces MDFSRDFIALACTKGVLRFGSFVTKAGRNSPYFFNAGLFDDGASFRELCGFYARAIQAAGVPCDMLFGPAYKGIPLVAGVAIRLAEQGVNLPFAFNRKEAKDHGEGGTLVGAPLKGRVLILDDVISAGTSVRESVELIRAGGAVPAGVVIALDRMERGKGAQSAVEEVRASFDIPVIAVATLDDLIGYLGDSPELVANLDAVQAYRDTYGICSPR; this is translated from the coding sequence GTGGATTTTAGCCGGGATTTCATTGCATTGGCCTGCACCAAAGGGGTGCTGCGCTTCGGTTCGTTCGTGACCAAGGCCGGGCGCAATTCGCCGTATTTCTTCAACGCCGGCCTGTTCGACGACGGCGCGTCGTTCCGCGAGCTGTGCGGCTTCTACGCGCGGGCGATTCAGGCTGCGGGCGTGCCGTGCGACATGCTGTTCGGTCCGGCATACAAAGGCATTCCGCTTGTCGCCGGGGTCGCGATCCGGCTCGCCGAGCAGGGCGTGAACCTGCCTTTCGCGTTCAACCGCAAGGAAGCGAAGGACCACGGCGAAGGCGGTACGCTGGTCGGTGCGCCGCTCAAGGGCCGCGTGCTGATTCTCGACGACGTGATTTCCGCCGGCACGTCGGTGCGCGAGTCGGTCGAACTGATCCGCGCCGGCGGGGCTGTCCCGGCCGGTGTGGTGATCGCCCTCGACCGCATGGAGCGCGGCAAGGGCGCCCAGTCGGCGGTCGAGGAAGTGCGCGCGAGCTTCGATATTCCGGTGATCGCCGTGGCGACGCTCGACGACCTCATCGGCTACCTCGGCGACAGCCCGGAACTCGTCGCGAATCTCGACGCGGTGCAGGCCTATCGCGACACGTATGGCATCTGTTCGCCGCGCTGA
- a CDS encoding DUF4124 domain-containing protein, which yields MASVRRAELLCMVLLALPPVVAAQSERTIYCCEDANGRPVCGDVLPTVCYGRAYREISPQGTVRRHIAAPLTSREIAQRDAEMQRRKDEEARLLKQRRLDQALLETYTSLEDIDNRQDRAIADIRGEIETARARETELLGERRRLAEEAAAYRGKDLPRNIVVAQQSVDGELAAQKSIIDAKIRETEAVHARFAADRRRYAELIAAGEGHR from the coding sequence ATGGCATCTGTTCGCCGCGCTGAGCTGCTGTGCATGGTGCTTTTGGCGCTGCCGCCCGTGGTCGCCGCCCAGAGCGAGCGCACGATCTATTGCTGCGAGGACGCGAATGGCAGGCCGGTGTGCGGCGATGTGCTGCCGACCGTCTGCTATGGCCGCGCCTATCGGGAAATCAGTCCGCAGGGCACCGTGCGCAGGCATATCGCGGCGCCGCTGACGAGTCGCGAGATCGCGCAGCGCGATGCCGAGATGCAGCGCCGCAAGGACGAAGAGGCCCGCCTGCTCAAGCAGCGGCGGCTCGACCAGGCGCTGCTCGAGACGTACACGAGCCTCGAAGACATCGACAACCGCCAGGACCGCGCGATCGCGGACATCCGCGGCGAGATCGAAACGGCGCGTGCCCGCGAAACCGAGCTGCTGGGCGAGCGCAGGCGCCTTGCCGAAGAGGCCGCGGCTTACCGCGGCAAGGATCTGCCGCGCAATATCGTGGTCGCACAGCAGAGCGTCGATGGCGAACTCGCGGCGCAAAAAAGCATCATCGATGCGAAGATTCGCGAAACCGAGGCGGTGCACGCGCGTTTCGCCGCCGACCGGCGTCGCTACGCCGAGCTGATCGCGGCCGGAGAAGGGCACCGCTGA